The DNA sequence ATGTACTTCTATCGTGACATGGCCATTGTTCCGGATGCCGCGTACGTCGCAAACCTCTGGTTAAACAGCGCCTCTCTTATCAACTACCCGAAGTTCAAGAGCGAGGAAGTCGATCAGCTCATCAACGAGGCATTGTCCAGTACCGATGAAGCGAAGCGTGATGCCGGCATGAAGCGTGTTCAGCAAATAGTCATGGATCAAGCGCCCTGGATATTCCTGATGAACCCTGGTTATCAACTCGCAACCCGAGCCAACGTGGCCGGCTTCAGCTGGTACACACCAAACAGCAACAGCTGGTACGACTTCTACAAAGAATAAGAAGGCCAAAGGGGGCACAGCTGCTTGTGCCCTCACGCTTCGCGTGATTACAAGGACAACCCTATGAAATTTGGCATGTTGCTAAGGTCACTACCGCGCCCGCTACGTATCGTTCTGGGGAGAATAGGCATACTCGTTCCGCAGATGTTCGGCGTTCTGCTCGCAACGTTTCTGCTCATCCGCCTATTACCGGGAGACCCGGCCCTGCTGATGCTTGGCAACATGGCCACTCCCGATCAGATCGAAAGTCTGCGAGAAAAACTCGGACTGAATGCCAGTGTCTGGACGCAGTTCACCAGTTACCTGTCCACGGTTATCCAAGGTGATCTTGGAACATCCATGTTTACCTCCAACCCGGTGGTGGTAGACCTGCTCGATCGGGTTCCAGCGACGCTTGAGCTGATCACTTATGCAATGCTCGTCACCATTATTATCGCCGTCTCGCTCGCGGTAGTTTCTGTAATCAAGCCCAAGGGGCTGGTTAGCAAGTTCAGTAAAGTATATGGGCTTGCCGCGGGTGCAGTGCCTGACTTCTGGGTCGGGCTGTTGCTCATTTACTTCCTCTTTTATGTAGCCGGCATCGCCCCTGCACCATTCGGGCGCCTGGACCCAATAATTTCAGCCCCTCCTCCGGTTACCGGCTTCCTGACCATAGATACGTTGTTAGCAGGCGACACCGAGGCGTTTGCCTCCGCAGTGGGTCGGCTGTTTCTGCCTGTGCTTACGTTGGCCACCGTCAACGCAGGCGCATTGATGAAAATGACGCAGATGGTCTTTGCAGACAGCTATCGCAGCGAATACATCCGGCACGCACGTGCAAGTGGATTATCCGAGTGGAAGCTGGTTCGTATTGCATTGCGCAATAGCCTGCCGCCGATCATTACGATGGTCGGGTTCCTCTTCGGCTTCCTGCTAGGCGCCGCTGTACTTGTAGAAACGATCTTCGCCTGGGGCGGCCTTGGGCAGTATGCCGTCTCCGCTGTAATGAACAGTGACTATCCAGCATTGCAAGGATTCGTCCTGGTAGCGGCCGCATTCATCCTTATTGTTTACACGGTCGTGGATGTCCTCTACGGCATCGCCGACCCGAGGATTGAAGTATGAAAATAGCTCCTGGACCACGCAGGGCAACAGCCAGGGCAACCCTGACGATCGGCTTGATATTGCTCGCCATGCAGTTCCTGGCAATTGTGTTCGCTCCCTGGATCGCGCCGTATTCGCCTGTAGATGCAAATCCGATCAACGCGCTTCAAGAACCATCCCTGAAGCATCTGTTCGGCACCGATGTGTCGGGCATGGATATCTTCTCGCGCGTTGTTTTCGCTACTCGCATCAACCTGCTGATTAGCGTAACGGCCGTTGCCATCGCATTCGCTATCGGCGTCCCGATTGGTCTCGCGATCGGATACTACAAGGGCTGGATCAGTTCTTTAGCGATGCGCATATTCGACTTTGTGCAGTCATTCCCGGTATTCGTACTGGGCATGGTTCTGGTGTCGGTTATGGGCCAGGAAATCTGGAACGTTGCCATCGTCCTGGCCGTTCTTTTCACACCGGTGTTCGCTCGGTTGATCCGCGCGGAAGTTTTGTCACTTCGTGACCGCCCCTTCATAGCGGCCGCGCGGTGCAGTGGCGCGACAGACCAGACGATCATGTTCAAACACATCCTGCCCAATGCACTCACTCCCGCGATTGTACAAATCTCGATCAGCATCGGTATGGCCATTTTGCTGACAGCGGGTCTCTCCTTCGTCGGCGCCGGGGTACGGATGCCAACGCCTGAATGGGGGCTCATGGTGAGCAACGGTGCTCAGCATATGATTCTCGGAATCTGGTGGGTCGCTTTGTTCCCCGGTCTTGCCATCGTCTTCTCAGTACTGACTTTCGCGCTGCTTGGAGACGCTGCGAAGCAAATATTCGACCCTCAGAACAGGAGCATTTCATGATGGACGCCACGGAACTGCTGCTGGACGTACGCAATCTCTCCGTCCGCTTTGATAACCCTGCAAAGCCGCCGGCATTGAGTGATGTGAGCTTCACGCTAGGCAAAGGCGAGATCCTGGGCATTGTGGGCGAAACGGGCGCAGGGAAGTCTCTGCTGGCCAGAGCCATTATCGATATGCTCCCCGCGGAAGCGCGCATCACCGAGGGCGAAGTCCTGGTGAATGGCCAATCAATCTCCAGGATGACTGATGAGCAGAAAAGAGGGTTTCGCGGGGGTGAAGTCGCGCTCATCGGCACAAATGCCAAGGCCCTTCTAGACCCGGTAGTAACGGTTGGCGAGCAGATCGCCAGAGTCCTGCGCGCACACCGAGGCATCGGTAAAGCCGAAGCCTGGAACGAGTCGATCCGTCTGTTCGAGCAGGTGGGGATTGTTAATCCCGAAAGAAGAGCCCATGCCTACCCACACGAACTCTCGGGTGGCATGGCACAGCGCGTAGTCATTGCCATGGCGCTGATCGCGCAGCCGAAAATACTGCTTGCCGACGATGCAACACTCGGCCTGGACGCAACCATACAGCTGCAAGTGCTGGACTTGCTGGTGCAAAAAGGCCGCGAGCTCGGGCTGGCTGTCGTATTGATTACGCATGATCTCGGCATGGTCGCGAGCTACTGCGATCGCGTAGGGATCATGAAGTCAGGCCAGTTGCTTGAGCTCGAAAGCATTCGCTCATTCCTGACCGATGGCCCGAAACACCCTTACAGCCGCGAGCTACTCGAAGCTGCGAAAGTCCGGCCTCTTCCCATGAGCACAAAGCATGTGCATAGCGAGGTGGATACAGCACCGTTGCTCGAGGTTACAGACCTCGTGAAGACATTCCATATCAAGGGGACATCGGAGGTCGTTCGTGCGGTCGACCACGTGTCTCTTTCGATCCGACGTGGTGAGACGCTGGCGCTTGTCGGCGAAAGCGGATCGGGCAAGACGACCATGGGGCAATGCCTGGTTCGCCTGTTGCAGCCCGATTCGGGATCAATCCGATTCGACGGTACCGAAACGTCTACCTACTCAGACAAGCAGTTCAGGGCGGTACGCCGTCGCATGCAGATGGTCTTCCAGGAACCCTACGTGGCCCTGAACCCGAGGTGGCGTGTTCGCGATCTCGTGGCCGAGCCCCTGAACCTCGGAGAGCCTTTGACGCGCTCACAAAAAGCGACGCGTGTGCTGGAATTGCTGGATCTGGTCGGCATCGCCAGATCGAAAGCTGAGGTTTATCCGCACGAGCTGACAGCCGGCGAACAGAAGCGCGTCGGCGTCGCCAGAGCGTTAGCGGTCAACCCTGATTTTGTGATTTTCGATGAGCCGACAACCGCTCTGGACATCCGTGTACGAGCCCAGATCATCGACCTGGTGCGCGATCTTCAAAAGCGCATGGGGCTATCCGCCCTTTTCATCACACATGACCTCAACTCTGTTCGCTCACTGGCGCATTACGTCGCGGTAATGCGTCACGGCAAAATCGTCGAGCAAGGGCCGACCGAGCAGATTTTCGCTAACCCGAGGGAATCGTACACACGCAAGCTCCTGAATGCGGAGCTCCCCATCGAAATTCGGCCTGACGTGGACGCGCGCAGCCTCCAGACCGCGGAGGAGCTATGAACCGCGATCTCTCGTCGAACAAACCCGTCCTCGTCACCGGTGCGGCTGGCCTTGTAGGGCGCCAGTTAGTGCGCCGCCTATCCGAGCAGGGGCGCTCCGTTCTGGCAGTCGACCGGTTTTCTTCAGTAACTGAGGAGGGAATCGAGATTCAGGAATGCGACCTCGGTGACGTACACGGACTACACGCCATAGCCCAACATGGCATCGACTCGGTCGTGCACTGCGGTGCTTATTCGGGCCCAATGGTCGCCCGTGATGCGCCCTACTCAATGGTGCAAGTGAACATCGTTGGCACTGCCAACATGCTTGAGCTTGCGCGCATTCATAACGCTCGAAGGTTCGTTTACTGCTCCTCGACTAGCGCCTATGGCGTTACCAAATCGTCACCGGTTATGGAAGACAGCGCGCTTAGACCAGCGAGCCTCTACGGCGCCAGCAAAGTCGCCTCGGAATATATAACCACTGCCTATGCCAATCAGTACGGACTTTCCGCTGCGAGCATTCGGCTCTCCTGGGTATACGGACCTGGCCGGACCACTCCCTGTGTCATCCGCACCATGATCGAGGATGCGCTAGCAAATCGCCCTACCAGGCTGCCTTTTGGCTCGGACTTCCCTCGCCAATTTATCCATGTCGACGATGCGGTTGATGGGCTGGTGAGCGCACTCGACGCCCCCACCTTGCCAAGGGCGACATACAACATCACCGGCGACACCCGAACGACGCTTGAGCAAGTCGCAGCGTTGGTGCGCGCTGTGTTCAAGGATGCTGACATCGAGTTGCAGCCGGGTCCGGATCCAGTCGACGAACTCCAGGAAAAGTTCAGCATTGAAGCTGCGCGGCGAGATCTTGCATACGAGCCCAGGGTTGCTCTTGAGCAAGGCATACGCGCTTACGCGAACTGGATCACGATGGCTCAGAGTAAGGAATCTGATGACCCAAAAACCGCAGGCTAAAGCCGGGCCGCAGATCGAATCCAATGCGCAGACGTTTTAAAGCCTGAGCGGACGATTCATCTCTGGCACAGCGGGCAACCTACCTATCACCGACTTCACATGCTCGACGATGAAAACTCTCGTCCGTGCGAAGTCGGCCACGATCTCAACCTTAAACAGGTATCGCGCATATGAACGATTCTGAAAGAGATTTCGTCGGCTATGGCCGCAATCCACCAGACCCCAAATGGCCTGGCGGAGCACGCCTCGCTTTGAATTTCGTACTCAATTATGAGGAAGGGTCGGAGCCGTCGATACAAGACGGCGAGAGCTCCACTGAAACCTGGTTTACCGAAAGCAGCGGACTCAACACCGGCGTTCTGGGCCGTGATCTCGCTGCCGAGGGTTTATTCGAGTACGGAAGTCGCGTCGGCTTTTGGAGGGTCATGCGGCTTTTCCAGGAGCGTTCGATGATGGCAACGATATTCGGCTGTGCGCTCGCCCTAGAGCGAAATCCGGATGCCTGCGTAGCCATCAGAGAATCGGGCTTTGATGTCTGTTCGCACGGCTGGCGTTGGATCAAGCATTACGGGTTATCCGAAGAGGAAGAGAAAGAGCATATCCGCCGCGCTATCGACTCTCTTGAACGAACAATCGGCACTCGCCCTCAAGGCTGGTATTGCCGTTACTCGCCGAGCACCAACACACGACGTTTGCTCGTGGAGGAAGGAGGCTTTCTCTATGACTCGGATTATTACGGAGACGAATTACCCTTCTGGACTCAAGTCGGCGGAAAGCCGCATCTCGTTGTTCCCTACTCCCTGACCAATAACGACGGGCAGTTTGCCGCAGGCGTCAGTACCGGAGATCAATGGTTTTCCTT is a window from the Pseudomonas sp. MTM4 genome containing:
- a CDS encoding ABC transporter permease, which codes for MKFGMLLRSLPRPLRIVLGRIGILVPQMFGVLLATFLLIRLLPGDPALLMLGNMATPDQIESLREKLGLNASVWTQFTSYLSTVIQGDLGTSMFTSNPVVVDLLDRVPATLELITYAMLVTIIIAVSLAVVSVIKPKGLVSKFSKVYGLAAGAVPDFWVGLLLIYFLFYVAGIAPAPFGRLDPIISAPPPVTGFLTIDTLLAGDTEAFASAVGRLFLPVLTLATVNAGALMKMTQMVFADSYRSEYIRHARASGLSEWKLVRIALRNSLPPIITMVGFLFGFLLGAAVLVETIFAWGGLGQYAVSAVMNSDYPALQGFVLVAAAFILIVYTVVDVLYGIADPRIEV
- a CDS encoding NAD(P)-dependent oxidoreductase, translating into MNRDLSSNKPVLVTGAAGLVGRQLVRRLSEQGRSVLAVDRFSSVTEEGIEIQECDLGDVHGLHAIAQHGIDSVVHCGAYSGPMVARDAPYSMVQVNIVGTANMLELARIHNARRFVYCSSTSAYGVTKSSPVMEDSALRPASLYGASKVASEYITTAYANQYGLSAASIRLSWVYGPGRTTPCVIRTMIEDALANRPTRLPFGSDFPRQFIHVDDAVDGLVSALDAPTLPRATYNITGDTRTTLEQVAALVRAVFKDADIELQPGPDPVDELQEKFSIEAARRDLAYEPRVALEQGIRAYANWITMAQSKESDDPKTAG
- a CDS encoding ABC transporter permease, whose product is MKIAPGPRRATARATLTIGLILLAMQFLAIVFAPWIAPYSPVDANPINALQEPSLKHLFGTDVSGMDIFSRVVFATRINLLISVTAVAIAFAIGVPIGLAIGYYKGWISSLAMRIFDFVQSFPVFVLGMVLVSVMGQEIWNVAIVLAVLFTPVFARLIRAEVLSLRDRPFIAAARCSGATDQTIMFKHILPNALTPAIVQISISIGMAILLTAGLSFVGAGVRMPTPEWGLMVSNGAQHMILGIWWVALFPGLAIVFSVLTFALLGDAAKQIFDPQNRSIS
- a CDS encoding allantoinase PuuE: MNDSERDFVGYGRNPPDPKWPGGARLALNFVLNYEEGSEPSIQDGESSTETWFTESSGLNTGVLGRDLAAEGLFEYGSRVGFWRVMRLFQERSMMATIFGCALALERNPDACVAIRESGFDVCSHGWRWIKHYGLSEEEEKEHIRRAIDSLERTIGTRPQGWYCRYSPSTNTRRLLVEEGGFLYDSDYYGDELPFWTQVGGKPHLVVPYSLTNNDGQFAAGVSTGDQWFSFLKDAFDMLYKEGRTQPKMMSVGLHLRLVGHPARAAALERFLDYVSTFPDVWITRRIDIAKHWMSVHPAPHN
- a CDS encoding ABC transporter ATP-binding protein, producing MMDATELLLDVRNLSVRFDNPAKPPALSDVSFTLGKGEILGIVGETGAGKSLLARAIIDMLPAEARITEGEVLVNGQSISRMTDEQKRGFRGGEVALIGTNAKALLDPVVTVGEQIARVLRAHRGIGKAEAWNESIRLFEQVGIVNPERRAHAYPHELSGGMAQRVVIAMALIAQPKILLADDATLGLDATIQLQVLDLLVQKGRELGLAVVLITHDLGMVASYCDRVGIMKSGQLLELESIRSFLTDGPKHPYSRELLEAAKVRPLPMSTKHVHSEVDTAPLLEVTDLVKTFHIKGTSEVVRAVDHVSLSIRRGETLALVGESGSGKTTMGQCLVRLLQPDSGSIRFDGTETSTYSDKQFRAVRRRMQMVFQEPYVALNPRWRVRDLVAEPLNLGEPLTRSQKATRVLELLDLVGIARSKAEVYPHELTAGEQKRVGVARALAVNPDFVIFDEPTTALDIRVRAQIIDLVRDLQKRMGLSALFITHDLNSVRSLAHYVAVMRHGKIVEQGPTEQIFANPRESYTRKLLNAELPIEIRPDVDARSLQTAEEL